A window from Peromyscus eremicus chromosome 5, PerEre_H2_v1, whole genome shotgun sequence encodes these proteins:
- the LOC131911453 gene encoding ATP synthase subunit gamma, mitochondrial isoform X2 translates to MFSRASVAGLSACAVQPQWTQVRNMATLKDITRRLKSIKNIQKITKSMKMVAAAKYSRAERELKPARVYGIGSLALYEKADIKGPEDKKKHLLIGVSSDRGLCGAIHSSVAKLMKNEVANLTAAGKEVMIVGIGDKIKGILYRTHSDQFLVSFKDVGRKPPTFGDASVIALELLNSGYEFDEGSIIFNRFRSVISYKTEEKPIFSLNTVASAESMSIYDDIDTDVLQNYQEYNLANIIYYSLKESTTSEQSARMTAMDNASKNASEMIDKLTLTFNRTRQAVITKELIEIISGAAAL, encoded by the exons TTACCAGGAGACTGAAGTCCATCAAAAACATCCAGAAGATTACCAAGTCTATGAAGATGGTGGCAGCTGCAAAGTATTCCCGGGCTGAGCGGGAGCTGAAGCCTGCTCGAGTGTATGGAATAGGCTCCTTGG ctctttatgaGAAGGCTGATATAAAGGGACCCGAGGACAAGAAGAAACACCTCCTTATCGGTGTGTCCTCAGATCGAGGGCTCTGTGGTGCTATTCATTCCTCAGTGGCTAAGCTGATGAAGAATGAGGTGGCGAACCTCACAGCAGCCGGGAAAGAAGTTATGATTGTTGGAATTGGTGATAAAATCAAGGGTATACTTTATAG GACTCACTCTGATCAGTTTTTGGTGTCATTCAAAGATGTGGGACGAAAGCCCCCTACTTTTGGAGATGCATCAGTCATTGCCCTTGAATTGTTAAATTCTGGATATGAATTTGATGAAGGCTCTATCATTTTTAATCGGTTCAG GTCTGTTATCTCCTACAAGACAGAAGAGAAGCCTATCTTCTCTCTCAATACCGTTGCATCTGCTG AGAGCATGAGCATTTATGATGACATTGATACTGATGTGCTACAGAATTACCAAGAATACAATCTGGCCAACATCATCTACTACTCCCTGAAGGAGTCCACCACTAGTGAGCAGAGTGCCAGGATGACGGCTATGGACAACGCCAGCAAGAACGCTT CTGAGATGATTGACAAATTGACGTTGACGTTCAACCGTACTCGGCAAGCTGTCATCACAAAGGAGTTGATTGAAATCATCTCTGGGGCTGCTGCTCTGTAA
- the LOC131911453 gene encoding ATP synthase subunit gamma, mitochondrial isoform X1 — protein MFSRASVAGLSACAVQPQWTQVRNMATLKDITRRLKSIKNIQKITKSMKMVAAAKYSRAERELKPARVYGIGSLALYEKADIKGPEDKKKHLLIGVSSDRGLCGAIHSSVAKLMKNEVANLTAAGKEVMIVGIGDKIKGILYRTHSDQFLVSFKDVGRKPPTFGDASVIALELLNSGYEFDEGSIIFNRFRSVISYKTEEKPIFSLNTVASAESMSIYDDIDTDVLQNYQEYNLANIIYYSLKESTTSEQSARMTAMDNASKNASEMIDKLTLTFNRTRQAVITKELIEIISGAAALD, from the exons TTACCAGGAGACTGAAGTCCATCAAAAACATCCAGAAGATTACCAAGTCTATGAAGATGGTGGCAGCTGCAAAGTATTCCCGGGCTGAGCGGGAGCTGAAGCCTGCTCGAGTGTATGGAATAGGCTCCTTGG ctctttatgaGAAGGCTGATATAAAGGGACCCGAGGACAAGAAGAAACACCTCCTTATCGGTGTGTCCTCAGATCGAGGGCTCTGTGGTGCTATTCATTCCTCAGTGGCTAAGCTGATGAAGAATGAGGTGGCGAACCTCACAGCAGCCGGGAAAGAAGTTATGATTGTTGGAATTGGTGATAAAATCAAGGGTATACTTTATAG GACTCACTCTGATCAGTTTTTGGTGTCATTCAAAGATGTGGGACGAAAGCCCCCTACTTTTGGAGATGCATCAGTCATTGCCCTTGAATTGTTAAATTCTGGATATGAATTTGATGAAGGCTCTATCATTTTTAATCGGTTCAG GTCTGTTATCTCCTACAAGACAGAAGAGAAGCCTATCTTCTCTCTCAATACCGTTGCATCTGCTG AGAGCATGAGCATTTATGATGACATTGATACTGATGTGCTACAGAATTACCAAGAATACAATCTGGCCAACATCATCTACTACTCCCTGAAGGAGTCCACCACTAGTGAGCAGAGTGCCAGGATGACGGCTATGGACAACGCCAGCAAGAACGCTT CTGAGATGATTGACAAATTGACGTTGACGTTCAACCGTACTCGGCAAGCTGTCATCACAAAGGAGTTGATTGAAATCATCTCTGGGGCTGCTGCTCT GGATTAA
- the LOC131911453 gene encoding ATP synthase subunit gamma, mitochondrial isoform X3 produces the protein MATLKDITRRLKSIKNIQKITKSMKMVAAAKYSRAERELKPARVYGIGSLALYEKADIKGPEDKKKHLLIGVSSDRGLCGAIHSSVAKLMKNEVANLTAAGKEVMIVGIGDKIKGILYRTHSDQFLVSFKDVGRKPPTFGDASVIALELLNSGYEFDEGSIIFNRFRSVISYKTEEKPIFSLNTVASAESMSIYDDIDTDVLQNYQEYNLANIIYYSLKESTTSEQSARMTAMDNASKNASEMIDKLTLTFNRTRQAVITKELIEIISGAAALD, from the exons TTACCAGGAGACTGAAGTCCATCAAAAACATCCAGAAGATTACCAAGTCTATGAAGATGGTGGCAGCTGCAAAGTATTCCCGGGCTGAGCGGGAGCTGAAGCCTGCTCGAGTGTATGGAATAGGCTCCTTGG ctctttatgaGAAGGCTGATATAAAGGGACCCGAGGACAAGAAGAAACACCTCCTTATCGGTGTGTCCTCAGATCGAGGGCTCTGTGGTGCTATTCATTCCTCAGTGGCTAAGCTGATGAAGAATGAGGTGGCGAACCTCACAGCAGCCGGGAAAGAAGTTATGATTGTTGGAATTGGTGATAAAATCAAGGGTATACTTTATAG GACTCACTCTGATCAGTTTTTGGTGTCATTCAAAGATGTGGGACGAAAGCCCCCTACTTTTGGAGATGCATCAGTCATTGCCCTTGAATTGTTAAATTCTGGATATGAATTTGATGAAGGCTCTATCATTTTTAATCGGTTCAG GTCTGTTATCTCCTACAAGACAGAAGAGAAGCCTATCTTCTCTCTCAATACCGTTGCATCTGCTG AGAGCATGAGCATTTATGATGACATTGATACTGATGTGCTACAGAATTACCAAGAATACAATCTGGCCAACATCATCTACTACTCCCTGAAGGAGTCCACCACTAGTGAGCAGAGTGCCAGGATGACGGCTATGGACAACGCCAGCAAGAACGCTT CTGAGATGATTGACAAATTGACGTTGACGTTCAACCGTACTCGGCAAGCTGTCATCACAAAGGAGTTGATTGAAATCATCTCTGGGGCTGCTGCTCT GGATTAA